A genomic segment from Bacteroidales bacterium encodes:
- a CDS encoding sigma-70 family RNA polymerase sigma factor, with amino-acid sequence MRQLKITKQITHRTEQSIGLYFQEINKLPLITADEEVELSVRIRNGDEEALERLVSANLRFVISVAKQYQNRGLSFPDLINEGNVGLVKAAKKFDETKGFKFISYAVWWIRQSIIQAIAEQTRMVRLPLNRVSSIKKITSTIPYLEQQFEREPTDEEIAGALNLSSEKVKASHFHNQRHISLDTSPSNDEQDDSSLYDLIQNKETPDPDNQLMEESLETNIHRALKKLSKREATIIIMFYGLGNTQIYSLHRIASHFNMSSERIRQIKSKSLIKLKALLQGKECFME; translated from the coding sequence ATGCGGCAATTAAAAATTACAAAACAGATCACCCATCGGACGGAGCAGTCCATTGGACTGTATTTCCAGGAGATAAACAAGCTCCCGCTCATTACCGCTGACGAAGAAGTTGAATTATCCGTACGCATCCGAAACGGGGATGAAGAGGCCCTGGAGCGACTTGTCTCAGCCAATCTGCGTTTTGTCATCTCAGTAGCCAAGCAGTATCAAAACCGGGGACTTTCATTCCCCGATCTGATCAACGAGGGCAACGTGGGGCTGGTAAAAGCAGCCAAAAAATTTGACGAGACCAAAGGCTTCAAGTTCATCTCCTATGCCGTTTGGTGGATACGGCAGTCCATCATACAGGCCATTGCTGAACAAACACGGATGGTACGGCTGCCTCTCAACAGGGTTTCTTCAATAAAAAAGATCACTAGCACCATTCCTTATCTTGAACAACAATTTGAAAGGGAACCCACCGATGAAGAAATTGCCGGAGCGCTCAACCTTTCCAGTGAAAAAGTAAAAGCTTCGCACTTTCACAACCAGAGACATATATCTCTTGACACCTCGCCTTCGAATGATGAACAGGACGATTCCAGCCTGTACGATCTGATTCAGAATAAAGAGACCCCCGACCCCGACAATCAACTGATGGAGGAATCGCTGGAAACGAATATTCACAGGGCCCTGAAGAAACTAAGCAAAAGGGAGGCAACCATTATCATCATGTTTTACGGGCTGGGCAATACACAGATATATTCACTACACCGTATTGCTTCCCACTTCAATATGTCGTCCGAGCGCATCCGGCAAATCAAAAGCAAAAGTCTGATAAAATTAAAAGCCCTGCTTCAGGGGAAGGAATGTTTTATGGAATAA
- a CDS encoding cold shock domain-containing protein, with the protein MGRSRETYNKKEVRKKKEKKKQDKEKKREEKKDQEKKSGLDDMIAYVDEDGNIIDTPPDSEDKEDIEASDIEIGVPKKEPEPEPEIRKGRVTFFNDSKGFGFIEDFKTRERLFLHVSNFREEIEEGDVVNFKAEKGDRGLVAKEVTIFRG; encoded by the coding sequence ATGGGAAGATCAAGAGAAACATACAACAAAAAAGAAGTAAGAAAGAAGAAGGAAAAAAAGAAACAAGATAAAGAAAAGAAAAGAGAAGAAAAGAAAGACCAGGAGAAAAAAAGCGGTCTGGACGATATGATAGCCTACGTTGACGAAGATGGCAACATAATCGATACACCGCCCGATTCCGAAGATAAGGAAGACATAGAAGCGTCGGATATCGAAATCGGCGTACCCAAAAAGGAACCTGAGCCGGAACCCGAGATAAGAAAAGGAAGGGTTACCTTTTTCAACGATTCAAAAGGTTTCGGATTCATAGAAGATTTCAAAACCCGCGAGCGTCTTTTTCTCCATGTAAGCAATTTCAGGGAAGAAATTGAAGAAGGCGACGTGGTCAATTTCAAGGCAGAAAAAGGGGACAGAGGGCTTGTTGCCAAAGAGGTCACGATTTTCAGGGGATAA